Part of the Halomarina litorea genome is shown below.
ACTCTCGGGGCTCAACAATGCCGAGAGCGTCGGACATCTGAGTCAGACGGTATCGCCCGCCTCGAACATCATCGGCTCCGTACTCGAGGTCTTCTACGACCGCGGGTACATCGACGGCTTCCAGTTCGTGGAGGACGGTCGAGCCGGGAAGTTCGAGGTCGAACTGAAAGGTGCCATCAACGAGTGTGGCCCCGTCAAGCCGCGGTACTCCGCCCGAGCCGGCGAGTACGAGAAGTGGGAGAAGCGGTTCCTCCCCGCACGCGACTACGGGACCCTCATCGTCTCCACCTCGGAGGGCATCATGAGCCACTACGAGGCCCGCGAGGCGGGCGTCGGTGGCCAGGTAATCGCATACGTCTACTAATGACCCGAACCGAAATCGAACTTCCGGACGACGTGGACGCCTCCCTGGACCACCTCGACCTGACGGTCGAGGGGCCCAACGGCTCCGTGACGCGGAAGCTGTGGTACCCGAACGTGACGGTCACGGTCGAGGAAGTCACCATCGAAGGCGACGAGGACGAGGACGACCGAGAGGTCGAGGCCGTCGTCGTCGCCACCGACGACCCCAACCGAAAAGCCAGCGCGACGGTCGGGACGTTCGCGAGCCACGTGCGCAACATGGTTCACGGCGTCACCGACGGCTGGGAGTACCAGATGGGAGTGTTCTACTCCCACTTCCCGATGCAGGTGAAAGTCGAGAGCGACGAGGTCGTCATCTCGAACTTCCTCGGGGAGAAGTCGCCGCGTCGCACCCCCATCCGGGGCGACACGCAGGTACAGGTCGACGGCGAGGAGCTCACCCTGAGCGGCCCGAACATCG
Proteins encoded:
- a CDS encoding 50S ribosomal protein L6, translated to MTRTEIELPDDVDASLDHLDLTVEGPNGSVTRKLWYPNVTVTVEEVTIEGDEDEDDREVEAVVVATDDPNRKASATVGTFASHVRNMVHGVTDGWEYQMGVFYSHFPMQVKVESDEVVISNFLGEKSPRRTPIRGDTQVQVDGEELTLSGPNIEDVGQTAADIEQLTRVTDKDTRVFQDGVYITQKPERGEA
- a CDS encoding 30S ribosomal protein S8 → MVDNDPLSSALSGLNNAESVGHLSQTVSPASNIIGSVLEVFYDRGYIDGFQFVEDGRAGKFEVELKGAINECGPVKPRYSARAGEYEKWEKRFLPARDYGTLIVSTSEGIMSHYEAREAGVGGQVIAYVY